A genome region from Schistocerca nitens isolate TAMUIC-IGC-003100 chromosome 4, iqSchNite1.1, whole genome shotgun sequence includes the following:
- the LOC126251889 gene encoding glomulin isoform X1 encodes MAVTTEDDIDNISEAPLEHTAVLVHCLSAGETEKASAIFSDVKYEKCIVEDSSSIIEAVKQFVTCDVFKKRPNVFQCVQDILMCLALKAIPENLLLEFVELGETLGDDTVLIMILKPLQVVFDRLQKNRGFSLMWCLNMIEQHVKKLPAPESHNLEGEETKLLDCDPNIEHIVSVYRCIEPFYSHLVSQITAKTAVTSLEASAQITRERKFLMRSIIMILGHPFIHTSLRLEGHSKSESRVIAENLVRNLFFIASDLLKFLEYTEVKSTKIKKRDQQSHYKSVEDALNDPVLEQPSTSIFATDEEIPMLGLGTLYYLILGEHFLEEILPSVYNPIYVFHKNLLLSAEMLKCSEQLIIYKGLILAHTVTSRIAKASLTNSSVETEIHSKFLGRLQPVMVYCPTEECRKLAVSVFEVYLSVLDRKCLYLLLVHLSQTAKHSAVNSFLVTYLKNVMLEEMKINSDVSPYFKGRMLQILVKKCCTLPEGAETDLLEHMSRINSVLNFIRYMVIRDKENKTGFLDCLSELKQSFLNPLGEALKLSRSHHELKLKEELKNKKNKSSSDKSDGLEIKITVAGKLFEQDPVSTIKCSLTYFDLIESLLCRVNECLEFL; translated from the coding sequence ATGGCAGTAACAACAGAGGATGATATTGACAATATCTCTGAAGCACCCCTTGAGCATACTGCAGTGTTGGTGCACTGTCTTTCAGCTGGAGAAACGGAAAAAGCTAGTGCTATATTCAGTGATGTTAAGTATGAAAAGTGTATTGTGGAAGATAGCAGCAGCATTATCGAGGCAGTGAAGCAGTTTGTGACCTGTGATGTATTTAAGAAAAGACCAAATGTGTTTCAGTGTGTCCAGGATATTCTGATGTGTTTGGCACTGAAAGCCATCCCAGAAAATTTACTTCTTGAATTTGTAGAATTAGGAGAAACATTGGGTGATGACACTGTACTAATAATGATCCTAAAACCATTACAAGTTGTGTTTGACAGGCTTCAAAAAAACAGAGGTTTCTCTCTTATGTGGTGCCTAAACATGATAGAACAGCATGTCAAAAAATTACCAGCTCCAGAGAGTCACAATCTCGAAGGGGAAGAGACAAAATTGCTAGATTGTGATCCAAACATAGAACATATTGTCAGTGTATATAGGTGTATTGAGCCATTTTATAGCCATTTGGTTTCTCAGATAACTGCCAAAACTGCAGTTACCTCACTTGAAGCATCTGCACAGATAACTAGAGAGAGAAAATTTTTAATGAGATCCATAATTATGATATTAGGCCACCCCTTCATTCATACTTCTCTGAGACTTGAAGGTCACAGTAAAAGTGAGTCAAGAGTCATCGCAGAGAAtctggtaagaaatttattctttaTTGCAAGTGATCTTTTAAAATTCTTAGAATATACTGAAGTTAAAAGCACAAAGATAAAAAAGAGAGATCAGCAAAGCCATTATAAATCAGTAGAAGATGCTCTCAATGACCCAGTTTTAGAGCAGCCATCAACTAGTATATTTGCTACAGATGAAGAAATCCCCATGTTAGGTTTGGGTAcattgtattatttaattcttggggAACATTTTCTTGAAGAAATTCTACCTTCAGTTTACAACCCCATTTACGTATTTCATAAAAACTTACTTCTTAGTGCAGAAATGCTCAAATGTTCTGAACAGTTGATAATATACAAGGGCTTGATTTTAGCGCACACAGTCACATCAAGGATTGCTAAAGCATCCCTGACAAACTCCTCAGTTGAAACTGAAATCCACAGCAAATTTCTAGGCCGTTTACAACCTGTGATGGTTTATTGTCCAACTGAAGAGTGTAGAAAGCTTGCAGTCAGTGTTTTTGAAGTGTACCTTTCTGTATTAGACAGGAAATGTCTTTATTTGTTGCTAGTACATTTGTCACAAACGGCTAAGCACTCTGCTGTCAATAGTTTTCTTGTCACGTATTTAAAGAATGTTATGTTGGAAGAAATGAAGATTAACAGCGACGTATCACCTTATTTTAAAGGCAGAATGCTTCAGATTTTAGTCAAGAAGTGTTGTACACTACCTGAAGGAGCAGAGACTGACCTTCTGGAACATATGTCGAGAATAAATTCTGTTCTTAATTTCATTCGCTATATGGTTATAAGAGACAAAGAGAACAAAACAGGGTTTCTTGATTGTTTGTCTGAATTAAAGCAGTCATTTCTTAATCCACTTGGAGAAGCTCTTAAGTTGTCAAGAAGCCACCATGAACTGAAACTCAAAGAAGAACtcaagaataaaaaaaacaaatcaAGTTCGGACAAAAGTGAtgggctggaaataaaaattacagtGGCAGGAAAACTTTTCGAACAAGATCCTGTCAGTACAATAAAGTGCTCACTGACCTATTTTGATTTGATAGAAAGTCTTCTGTGCCGAGTGAATGAGTGTTTAGAATTTCTGTAA